In the genome of Eggerthella sp. YY7918, one region contains:
- a CDS encoding phosphatase PAP2 family protein encodes MDQAILDSIQAQLRSPFLDVFMTFVTHLGDFALIWFAIALILIAQPRYRLYGVAVIVAVIATALIGMFVLKPLFGRVRPFIAHDFMGLLIPPPSGTSFPSNHSMVSFAAAAAICCLPKGSRAVTAVKAGSVVCAMLIAFSRIYLYVHYPTDIIGGAIIGIALGIASVWAVKRLWPPKKHVT; translated from the coding sequence GTGGATCAGGCCATTCTCGATAGCATACAGGCACAGCTCCGCTCGCCTTTTCTAGATGTGTTCATGACGTTCGTCACGCACCTGGGTGATTTTGCGCTCATATGGTTTGCGATTGCCCTTATTCTTATTGCGCAACCGCGATATCGCCTTTACGGCGTGGCGGTGATTGTGGCCGTCATTGCGACGGCGCTCATCGGCATGTTCGTATTAAAACCCCTGTTCGGACGCGTTCGTCCCTTCATTGCACACGATTTCATGGGGCTTCTCATCCCGCCACCTTCGGGTACGTCGTTTCCGTCGAATCATTCCATGGTGTCATTCGCGGCTGCCGCGGCGATATGTTGCTTGCCGAAGGGTAGCCGCGCGGTAACCGCCGTAAAGGCAGGTTCGGTGGTTTGCGCTATGCTGATCGCCTTTTCACGCATCTACCTGTATGTTCATTATCCCACCGACATTATTGGAGGCGCAATTATCGGCATCGCTCTTGGTATTGCGTCAGTGTGGGCGGTCAAGCGACTCTGGCCGCCGAAGAAACACGTCACCTAA
- a CDS encoding Ku protein — MPARKGAIAFGLVYIPVELYTATQDDAVRFNQLAKDSMKRVRYVKTCPDCKRELGPDDIVKGYQYEKGKYVVISDDELDSLKTEADRSVKIVQFSDLSEVPPLYFEKPYQVVAQSGGEKALELLHRAMAEEGKIAIGTTVIGNSETPIALIPHEGDLVMMTLHYQSEVKDVPKTLQHPAVADEELSMAKKLIESMTAPFDPARFRNTYQERVMELIQNKIAGKETTVEQPAQQPSNIINLMDALAASLKEREGETHSSDDDKKPPRRASTKKTRSSTKTRAAS; from the coding sequence ATGCCAGCCAGAAAAGGCGCCATTGCATTCGGCCTCGTCTATATCCCCGTCGAACTCTACACCGCAACACAAGACGATGCGGTACGTTTCAATCAACTTGCTAAAGACAGCATGAAACGCGTCCGCTATGTCAAAACGTGTCCTGATTGCAAGCGCGAATTGGGACCCGACGACATCGTGAAGGGCTATCAATACGAAAAGGGCAAGTATGTTGTGATCAGCGACGATGAACTTGACTCGCTTAAAACGGAGGCGGATCGCTCCGTTAAAATCGTTCAATTTTCAGATCTGTCAGAAGTACCGCCGCTCTATTTTGAAAAGCCTTATCAAGTGGTGGCGCAATCCGGCGGCGAAAAGGCCCTTGAACTCCTCCATCGGGCTATGGCCGAAGAAGGCAAGATAGCCATCGGCACCACCGTGATAGGCAATTCAGAAACGCCGATCGCTCTTATCCCTCACGAGGGCGACCTTGTTATGATGACGCTTCATTACCAAAGCGAAGTGAAGGATGTTCCCAAAACCTTGCAGCACCCCGCGGTAGCCGACGAAGAACTTTCGATGGCCAAAAAGCTCATTGAAAGCATGACGGCACCCTTCGACCCGGCACGTTTTCGCAATACCTATCAGGAACGGGTCATGGAGCTTATCCAAAATAAAATTGCCGGCAAAGAAACGACCGTCGAGCAACCTGCGCAGCAACCTTCCAACATTATCAATCTTATGGATGCCCTGGCCGCGAGCCTTAAAGAACGCGAAGGCGAAACGCATAGTTCAGACGATGACAAGAAGCCCCCGCGCCGCGCTTCAACGAAAAAGACGCGCTCCTCAACAAAAACGCGCGCTGCATCGTAA
- a CDS encoding NAD(P)/FAD-dependent oxidoreductase codes for MAGGTYDFIVLGGGHNGLISTIYLSKAGFKVACLEALDEFGGGTRSGEIAPGYIADLGGMVHCNIAKSPIVTNDELELFSKYGMEYTYTDSMFCSIFPDESNLVIDRDMDKFCNNIAKFSEHDAEAYRDFYEYIKKMAGAAHMGSSGSCPPYGSMINTLSMSTEGLEFLRVLNSSAQEVVEEWFESEEMRVTLTRWATEMMIDPRQIGTSSILFFAADLFADSYRGAPFPTGGSVNFVNAIKRAAEAAGADLFNNAWVTEFIVEGGEVKGCRTKAGDEFRCTNAIVSTMNVKDVFDILGDDAPREDSHYVKLFKQSDFRALNQSFALDTVPIFKTGDDVMETFCIEFAPYENEYLRTFSNYKLGDFNPTLPLITIPSLHDPSRCPEGHSVVNVYSYCPWDLYGDWHNWLDPEKSDDCKEQVWEFFKSRCTNITDDNIIARWGKNPVEYEEWNPAFRTGDISLSGLQPSQMYDFRPIPGKGHLYHGDIENLYFVGACSHPGPSIAGNARAGIMKVLEDYGIDFKDVIHK; via the coding sequence ATGGCTGGAGGAACGTACGATTTCATAGTACTTGGTGGCGGGCATAACGGACTTATCTCAACTATCTATTTGTCGAAGGCCGGATTCAAGGTGGCCTGCCTCGAAGCTCTCGATGAGTTTGGCGGTGGTACCCGATCGGGCGAAATCGCCCCTGGTTATATTGCTGATCTAGGCGGCATGGTACATTGCAATATTGCCAAGTCTCCTATCGTTACGAACGACGAACTTGAACTATTCTCGAAGTACGGCATGGAATACACGTACACCGACTCTATGTTCTGCTCTATTTTCCCTGATGAAAGCAATCTTGTTATCGATCGTGACATGGACAAGTTCTGCAACAACATCGCTAAATTCTCCGAACACGATGCTGAAGCGTATCGCGACTTCTATGAGTACATCAAGAAGATGGCTGGTGCCGCGCATATGGGATCATCTGGATCGTGTCCTCCCTATGGCAGCATGATCAACACGTTGAGCATGAGCACAGAAGGACTAGAATTCCTGCGTGTGTTGAACTCTTCGGCACAAGAAGTGGTGGAGGAGTGGTTTGAATCAGAGGAGATGCGTGTCACACTGACTCGTTGGGCTACCGAAATGATGATCGACCCGCGTCAGATCGGCACGTCTTCGATTCTGTTCTTCGCGGCTGATCTGTTTGCCGACAGCTACCGCGGAGCCCCGTTCCCGACGGGAGGCAGCGTAAACTTTGTGAACGCCATTAAGCGTGCGGCCGAAGCAGCCGGTGCTGATCTGTTCAACAATGCCTGGGTTACCGAGTTTATTGTCGAAGGTGGGGAAGTAAAGGGTTGCCGCACCAAGGCAGGAGACGAATTCCGGTGCACAAACGCTATTGTGAGCACCATGAACGTCAAGGATGTGTTCGATATTCTGGGCGACGATGCTCCGCGTGAGGATTCACACTATGTGAAGCTGTTTAAGCAGTCAGATTTCCGCGCGCTGAACCAGTCATTCGCTTTGGATACCGTTCCCATCTTTAAGACTGGCGACGATGTCATGGAGACCTTCTGCATCGAATTTGCACCCTACGAGAACGAGTATTTGCGGACGTTCAGCAACTACAAGCTGGGCGATTTTAATCCGACGTTGCCGCTGATTACCATTCCGTCGCTCCATGATCCATCGCGTTGTCCCGAAGGCCACAGTGTCGTTAACGTGTATAGTTACTGCCCGTGGGATCTCTACGGTGATTGGCACAACTGGCTTGATCCCGAGAAGAGCGACGACTGTAAAGAACAGGTATGGGAGTTCTTCAAGAGTCGCTGCACGAATATTACCGACGATAACATCATCGCACGCTGGGGCAAGAACCCGGTCGAGTATGAGGAGTGGAACCCGGCGTTCCGTACGGGCGACATCAGCTTGAGTGGTTTGCAGCCCAGTCAGATGTATGACTTCCGACCGATTCCGGGTAAGGGCCATTTATATCATGGCGACATTGAGAATCTGTACTTTGTCGGAGCTTGTAGCCATCCTGGTCCGTCAATTGCTGGCAACGCACGTGCGGGCATCATGAAGGTGCTTGAGGACTATGGCATTGATTTCAAGGATGTCATCCACAAGTAG
- a CDS encoding MerR family transcriptional regulator encodes MIDNSWGGEHGRTISNAPQYGIAEVVDTTGISAFTIRYYDKCGFLPELARDRRGIRSFSDADIAQLHFVEALRKSGLSIEGIQYYVKLQKRGEATRKERLDIVKAQETVLEYQLAELEESLKRLHASGVELSTEIDSK; translated from the coding sequence ATGATAGACAATTCTTGGGGTGGCGAACATGGTAGGACAATTTCCAATGCACCTCAGTATGGCATTGCCGAAGTCGTTGACACGACGGGCATATCTGCATTCACCATACGCTATTACGATAAATGCGGCTTTTTACCAGAACTTGCTCGCGACCGCCGCGGTATTCGTTCTTTTTCAGATGCCGATATAGCTCAGCTTCACTTTGTTGAAGCGCTACGCAAAAGCGGTCTTTCCATTGAGGGTATTCAATACTATGTGAAGCTGCAGAAGCGTGGCGAGGCAACGCGCAAAGAGCGACTGGATATTGTGAAGGCGCAAGAGACGGTGCTTGAGTATCAGTTAGCGGAGCTTGAGGAAAGCCTCAAGCGGCTTCATGCTTCCGGTGTGGAATTGTCAACGGAAATCGATAGCAAATAG
- the dut gene encoding dUTP diphosphatase, with amino-acid sequence MGQVVVPLKSLHADIPVPAYAYEGDAGVDLRSASNLVLHPFERALVPCGISIALPQGYAGFVLPRSGLAAKHGISLVNAPGLIDSGYRGEIKAVLINLDPHESFEIKRGDRIAQLVVMQTPPVTLQVCEDLPETERGAGGFGSSGV; translated from the coding sequence ATGGGACAGGTGGTAGTCCCCCTAAAATCGCTTCATGCAGATATTCCTGTTCCTGCTTACGCTTACGAAGGCGATGCGGGCGTGGACTTACGGTCTGCATCCAACCTGGTTCTTCATCCTTTTGAGCGTGCTTTAGTACCGTGCGGTATTTCAATTGCACTTCCGCAAGGGTATGCCGGTTTCGTTTTGCCGCGTAGCGGGCTTGCAGCAAAGCACGGCATCTCGCTTGTTAATGCGCCGGGGCTTATCGACAGCGGTTATCGCGGAGAGATTAAGGCTGTTTTAATCAATCTCGACCCCCATGAATCCTTTGAAATCAAACGAGGTGATCGCATCGCTCAGCTCGTTGTCATGCAAACACCGCCTGTTACCCTTCAGGTATGCGAAGACCTTCCCGAAACAGAGAGGGGAGCGGGCGGATTCGGAAGCAGCGGCGTATAG
- the nrdR gene encoding transcriptional regulator NrdR: MRCPSCSHLESKVVDSRPSEDGAAIRRRRECLACGHRFTTYERLGDNPLIIIKSDGSSEAYDRQKLMRGLLIACAKRPISPEQLSSLIDSIETELRNTSRNEIGSKDLGDMALVRLAKLDDVAYVRFASVYKDFQNVEEFAAALEGMN; the protein is encoded by the coding sequence ATGCGCTGTCCATCTTGTAGTCACTTGGAATCAAAGGTTGTCGATTCTCGTCCCTCGGAGGATGGAGCCGCCATCCGTCGTCGTCGCGAATGTCTTGCCTGCGGTCATCGTTTTACAACCTACGAGCGCCTTGGCGACAACCCCCTTATCATCATTAAGTCTGATGGCTCCTCTGAGGCCTATGATCGACAAAAGCTCATGCGAGGACTTCTTATCGCCTGTGCAAAACGCCCCATTTCTCCCGAGCAGCTTTCAAGCCTCATTGACAGTATCGAGACAGAGCTTCGCAATACGTCACGCAATGAGATTGGCTCGAAGGATCTTGGCGATATGGCACTCGTAAGGCTTGCTAAACTTGATGATGTTGCCTATGTGCGCTTTGCAAGTGTCTATAAAGACTTTCAAAACGTTGAAGAATTCGCAGCCGCACTTGAAGGGATGAACTGA